A genomic region of Nostoc sp. UHCC 0702 contains the following coding sequences:
- a CDS encoding DUF1517 domain-containing protein — translation MRKKLQQTIKPLLKTFFVLSLVLAMALGHADGALAASGGRIGGGSFRMPSSGRSYTPRTYAPPGGGGYYAPYPGGGFGGGFGFPFLIPFWGIGGGFGGLFSILIFLAIANFLVQSFRRVSRGDAEETGYSSNPDVSVNRLQVGLLAQARDLQPELNRIAETADTNSPQGRAEVLQEASLALLRHPEYWVYAGGGTQQAKLNSAESQFNRLALAERSKFSEETLSNVNNQLKAALAKDALPAADELDNPTRLISEGPGEYIIVTLLAATLGKFEIPQVNTTDDLRQALRQIGSIPSDRLLAFEVLWTPQAEGDVLTSDDVLAEYPDLRLV, via the coding sequence ATGCGTAAAAAATTACAACAAACCATCAAACCGCTGTTAAAAACTTTCTTTGTCCTGAGCCTAGTGTTAGCTATGGCACTTGGTCATGCCGATGGAGCATTAGCTGCTAGTGGCGGTCGAATCGGTGGTGGTTCTTTTAGAATGCCTTCTAGTGGCCGTTCTTACACACCGCGCACCTACGCACCTCCTGGTGGGGGTGGATACTACGCACCCTATCCTGGTGGTGGTTTTGGTGGTGGTTTTGGCTTTCCTTTCCTGATTCCTTTCTGGGGTATTGGGGGAGGGTTTGGCGGTCTGTTTAGCATTTTAATTTTCTTAGCGATCGCTAACTTTTTAGTGCAAAGCTTCCGCCGTGTCAGCAGGGGTGACGCTGAAGAAACAGGCTACAGCAGTAACCCCGATGTTTCTGTAAATCGTTTGCAAGTTGGTTTGTTAGCTCAAGCGCGTGATTTGCAACCTGAACTTAACCGCATTGCTGAAACTGCTGATACCAACTCTCCACAAGGAAGGGCAGAAGTTTTACAAGAAGCTAGCCTAGCTTTGCTTCGCCACCCAGAATACTGGGTATATGCAGGTGGTGGCACACAACAAGCTAAACTAAATTCAGCTGAAAGTCAGTTCAACCGTCTGGCATTGGCAGAACGCAGTAAATTTAGTGAAGAAACTCTTTCTAACGTCAATAACCAACTCAAAGCAGCCCTTGCTAAAGATGCATTACCTGCTGCTGACGAACTCGATAACCCAACTCGTCTAATTAGCGAAGGCCCTGGTGAATACATTATCGTTACCTTATTGGCAGCAACATTAGGCAAGTTTGAAATTCCCCAAGTCAACACTACTGATGACTTGCGTCAAGCTTTGCGGCAAATTGGTAGCATTCCTAGCGATCGCCTTTTGGCATTTGAAGTTCTTTGGACTCCCCAAGCTGAAGGCGATGTCCTCACATCTGATGATGTCCTAGCTGAGTATCCCGATTTGAGATTGGTTTAA
- a CDS encoding SUMF1/EgtB/PvdO family nonheme iron enzyme has protein sequence MQICQNPNCSNPFNPDGNRFCMSCGQSSFGKLLRNRYRVLGLLGEGGFSRTYAAEDADRLNAPCVIKQFFPQVQGTVQRAKAAEFFKEEAFRLYELGENHTQIPRLLAYFEQGLSLYLVQEFIQGQTLLREVQQQPLNEEEIRQLLIDILPVLDFIHSRNVIHRDIKPENIIRRTTDGKPVLIDFGGAKQVTQTSLARQATVIYTVGYAPSEQMAGFACHASDLYALGVTCVRLLTRCLPLQDAYGQINDELYDAMNGRWLWQENLEKKGITISEDLSKVLEKLLKHLASERYQSATEVLNDLLLSKTSAVESEMLVTTQPTLVPLPLPQKVSPPLPPLETFEFEVVTVDTAGREVSRDRPNAKFFIEELSKSITLEMVFIPGDTFMMGSPEFEGDADERPQHQVTIKPFFMGKFPVTQAQWRAVAALPQVKQALNPSPSKFKGLNRPVENVSWHEAVEFCTRLSQKTGREYRLPSEAEWEYACRAGTTTSFHFGEKITPELATFSDSNTYFMEAKTRFRKETTDVGNFQVANIFGLYDMHGLVWEWCADPWHNNYDGAPTDGTVWEVGGDPYRRVLRGGSWSFSAELCRSASRSWNESDGGLRICGFRVVLSSVWDI, from the coding sequence ATGCAAATCTGTCAAAATCCCAATTGCTCAAATCCATTTAACCCCGACGGCAATAGATTTTGTATGAGTTGCGGACAAAGCAGCTTTGGCAAACTTCTGAGAAACCGTTACCGCGTGTTGGGCCTATTAGGTGAAGGTGGATTTAGCAGAACTTATGCAGCCGAAGACGCAGACAGATTAAATGCTCCTTGCGTGATTAAGCAATTCTTCCCTCAAGTTCAAGGCACAGTACAACGCGCCAAAGCTGCGGAATTTTTTAAAGAAGAGGCCTTTAGGTTGTATGAATTGGGGGAAAATCATACTCAAATACCGAGATTGCTAGCTTATTTTGAACAAGGTTTAAGTTTATATCTTGTTCAAGAATTTATTCAAGGGCAAACTTTGTTACGAGAAGTTCAGCAACAACCTTTAAACGAAGAAGAAATTCGCCAGCTTTTAATTGATATATTACCAGTACTCGATTTCATTCACTCCCGTAATGTCATCCATCGAGATATTAAACCAGAAAATATCATTCGCCGCACCACTGATGGCAAACCAGTATTAATTGACTTTGGTGGGGCAAAACAAGTGACACAAACTAGTTTAGCCAGACAAGCTACAGTTATTTATACTGTCGGTTATGCTCCAAGTGAACAAATGGCTGGATTTGCTTGTCACGCTAGTGATTTATATGCTTTGGGTGTAACTTGTGTGCGGCTTTTAACTCGATGTCTGCCTTTACAAGATGCTTACGGACAAATTAATGATGAACTTTATGATGCCATGAATGGTAGGTGGTTGTGGCAAGAGAATCTAGAGAAAAAAGGCATAACTATTAGTGAAGACTTAAGCAAAGTTTTGGAGAAGTTACTGAAACATTTGGCTAGCGAAAGATATCAATCAGCAACAGAAGTTTTAAATGATTTGCTGTTGAGCAAAACATCTGCTGTGGAATCAGAAATGTTAGTAACTACTCAACCCACATTAGTACCATTACCGCTGCCACAAAAAGTTAGTCCTCCATTACCACCCTTAGAAACCTTTGAATTTGAAGTAGTTACAGTAGACACAGCTGGTAGAGAAGTCAGCCGCGATCGCCCCAATGCTAAATTCTTTATAGAAGAATTGAGTAAGAGCATTACACTAGAAATGGTATTCATCCCTGGTGATACCTTTATGATGGGTTCACCAGAATTTGAAGGAGATGCTGACGAACGTCCCCAACACCAAGTCACCATCAAACCCTTTTTTATGGGTAAATTTCCCGTCACTCAAGCACAGTGGAGAGCAGTAGCAGCTTTACCCCAAGTCAAACAAGCCTTAAATCCTAGCCCTTCCAAATTTAAAGGTCTAAATCGACCAGTGGAAAATGTATCTTGGCACGAAGCTGTGGAATTTTGTACCAGACTATCACAAAAAACCGGACGCGAATATCGACTACCCAGTGAGGCAGAATGGGAATATGCTTGTCGCGCCGGTACAACTACATCTTTCCACTTTGGCGAAAAAATTACCCCTGAGTTAGCAACTTTTAGCGACAGCAATACTTACTTCATGGAAGCAAAAACTAGATTTCGTAAAGAAACAACCGATGTCGGCAATTTTCAAGTAGCCAATATCTTTGGATTATATGATATGCACGGGCTAGTTTGGGAATGGTGCGCTGACCCCTGGCATAACAATTATGATGGCGCACCAACAGATGGAACAGTATGGGAAGTTGGCGGTGATCCTTATCGTCGCGTGCTACGCGGTGGTTCTTGGAGTTTTAGTGCAGAACTTTGTCGCAGCGCCAGCCGTAGCTGGAATGAATCAGATGGTGGGCTGAGGATATGTGGCTTTCGGGTTGTCTTGTCTTCGGTATGGGATATTTAG
- a CDS encoding iron uptake porin, which yields MSHLLWKTLLLSPVLLGTTVFVSTSAMATELPSSVSIKTEAASTPTANKQLVAQAKTDENNVLEQVKNYNSEADNQNSLSQVTSVSQFSDVQPTDWAFQALQSLVERYGCIAGYPSGVYRGNRALTRYEFAAGLNACLDRVNELIATATADLVTRQDLATLQRLQEEFSAELATLRGRVDSLEARTAELEANQFSTTTKLVAEAIFAITDNFGSNDSNNTVFQDRIRLDFQTSFTGKDVLHTRIAAGNAIGLTLPNGTFEGTQTFNLFPGADTSNNRALIDWLSYYYPIGNSQIYIAATGGIHSDYVPTVNPYFEDYDGGNGALSTFASESPIYRIGGGAGIGVNLAFGGSGAFKPSLTLGYLASEANNPAQGTGLVEGNYAALGQLNLSVGDRFTLAATYVHGYHGGDSVLFDAGAVTSAVVGTSQANLVGGGNPYASNSYGIEAALRPSDKLSISGFVLYSDITGFGADDDGEVWSYGAGVALPDFGKKGNLLGIFAGAQPYLGGSGGDRPYHIEGFYRYRVSDNISITPGLIWLTNPGGQDNDDNEDAFIGTLRTTFNF from the coding sequence ATGTCTCATCTATTGTGGAAAACTCTGTTACTGAGTCCTGTGCTTTTGGGAACAACTGTGTTTGTTTCAACTAGTGCAATGGCTACTGAGTTACCAAGCTCGGTTAGTATCAAAACAGAAGCAGCTTCAACACCAACAGCTAATAAGCAGTTGGTAGCCCAAGCAAAAACTGATGAAAATAACGTTTTAGAACAAGTTAAGAATTACAACAGTGAAGCCGATAATCAAAATTCACTGTCTCAAGTCACATCAGTTTCTCAGTTTTCTGATGTACAGCCAACTGATTGGGCATTCCAAGCTTTACAATCTTTAGTTGAACGCTACGGTTGTATTGCTGGGTATCCTAGTGGTGTTTACCGTGGTAATCGCGCCCTGACTCGTTATGAATTTGCCGCAGGTTTGAATGCTTGTTTGGATCGAGTCAATGAACTGATTGCTACAGCAACCGCTGACTTGGTAACAAGACAAGATTTGGCGACTCTCCAGCGTTTGCAAGAAGAATTCTCCGCAGAATTGGCAACTCTGCGCGGTCGAGTAGATAGTTTAGAAGCACGTACTGCTGAACTTGAAGCCAATCAGTTTTCGACTACAACCAAGTTAGTTGCTGAGGCAATTTTTGCCATTACCGACAACTTTGGTAGCAACGACAGCAACAACACTGTCTTCCAAGATAGGATTCGTTTAGACTTCCAAACCAGCTTCACAGGTAAAGATGTCCTACACACTCGGATTGCTGCTGGTAATGCGATTGGATTGACTTTGCCAAATGGCACATTTGAGGGAACTCAAACTTTTAACCTGTTTCCTGGTGCTGACACCAGTAACAACCGTGCTTTAATCGACTGGTTGTCGTATTACTACCCAATAGGCAACTCCCAAATTTACATTGCTGCTACCGGAGGTATTCACAGCGATTACGTTCCTACCGTTAACCCATACTTTGAAGATTATGATGGCGGTAATGGTGCCTTATCTACCTTTGCCTCCGAAAGCCCGATTTATCGGATTGGTGGCGGTGCTGGTATCGGTGTTAACTTAGCCTTTGGTGGCAGTGGTGCCTTCAAGCCTTCATTAACCTTGGGCTATTTAGCATCTGAAGCAAATAATCCTGCTCAAGGTACAGGTTTAGTGGAAGGTAACTATGCTGCTTTAGGACAGTTGAATCTGAGTGTTGGCGATCGCTTTACTTTAGCAGCTACCTATGTCCACGGATATCATGGTGGAGATAGTGTTTTATTCGATGCAGGAGCAGTCACCAGTGCTGTAGTCGGTACTTCACAAGCAAACCTTGTCGGCGGTGGTAACCCCTATGCTAGTAACTCTTACGGTATTGAAGCCGCTTTGAGACCGAGTGACAAACTTTCCATTAGTGGTTTTGTACTTTACAGCGACATCACTGGCTTTGGTGCTGATGATGATGGCGAAGTTTGGAGTTATGGCGCTGGGGTTGCATTACCAGATTTTGGTAAAAAAGGCAACCTTTTAGGTATTTTTGCCGGGGCACAACCATACTTGGGAGGTTCCGGTGGCGATCGCCCCTATCACATTGAAGGCTTCTACAGATATCGCGTCAGCGATAACATTTCTATTACCCCTGGTTTGATTTGGTTGACCAATCCTGGTGGTCAAGATAACGATGACAACGAAGATGCTTTCATTGGTACGTTGAGAACCACCTTTAATTTCTAA
- the thiS gene encoding thiamine biosynthesis protein ThiS codes for MSNEITFEVNGETRSCNSQTLLPDLLQQLGFNPRLVAVEYNGEILHRQFWSQTKIQPGDRLEVVTIVGGG; via the coding sequence ATGTCTAACGAGATTACGTTTGAGGTGAATGGGGAAACTCGCAGCTGCAATTCCCAAACTCTTTTACCTGATTTACTCCAGCAGTTAGGTTTTAATCCTCGTTTGGTAGCGGTAGAATATAATGGTGAAATTTTACATCGCCAGTTTTGGTCGCAGACAAAAATCCAACCAGGCGATCGCTTGGAGGTAGTAACGATTGTCGGCGGCGGTTAA
- a CDS encoding HpsJ family protein has protein sequence MNIEELQEVIFNQKQFPKILRILGYGLLLLALLDIIEMFIPPNFMNPAWEFQTFGGLIERVAVPLIGLVFVFYGERDLRRKWELLFVKILSWLTLVIAISFLLLIPLLVSNTIRINKQNSVQISNAVQQQILQAEQVQKQLNAATPEQINNLLKKQGRSIEGKKPEEIKNQILSEISQAKTQIETQSQNTRSSQKLNLIKSSVKWNLGALISGALFFSLWKATKWARIN, from the coding sequence ATGAACATAGAAGAACTACAAGAAGTTATTTTCAATCAAAAACAGTTCCCTAAAATTTTACGGATATTAGGCTATGGTTTATTACTATTAGCTTTGCTAGACATTATTGAGATGTTTATCCCACCAAATTTTATGAATCCTGCTTGGGAATTTCAAACCTTTGGGGGACTGATTGAACGAGTAGCTGTACCGTTAATTGGGTTAGTATTTGTTTTTTATGGAGAAAGAGATTTGCGTCGCAAATGGGAATTACTATTTGTCAAAATATTATCTTGGTTGACTTTAGTGATTGCAATATCTTTTTTATTACTAATTCCTTTATTAGTCAGTAATACTATCCGTATAAACAAGCAAAATTCTGTACAAATCAGTAACGCAGTCCAGCAACAAATATTGCAAGCAGAGCAAGTACAAAAGCAGCTGAATGCAGCCACACCTGAACAAATAAATAATTTATTGAAGAAACAAGGTCGCTCTATAGAGGGCAAAAAACCTGAAGAAATCAAAAATCAAATTTTGTCAGAAATTTCTCAAGCTAAGACACAAATAGAAACTCAATCACAGAATACTCGCTCTTCTCAAAAGCTGAATTTGATCAAAAGTTCTGTGAAATGGAATCTCGGAGCTTTAATTTCTGGAGCTTTGTTTTTTAGCCTTTGGAAGGCAACTAAATGGGCAAGAATAAATTGA
- a CDS encoding type II toxin-antitoxin system RelE/ParE family toxin produces the protein MSYSVSFEPESITDLDNLAQVVRLRILNKIEWLSVNFEQITPLALTGEWSGFYKLRVGDYRVIYEFDTENQLIIITRIGHRREIY, from the coding sequence ATGAGTTATTCTGTCAGTTTTGAACCAGAATCTATCACTGATTTAGATAATCTGGCTCAGGTAGTGCGTCTACGGATTCTGAATAAAATTGAATGGTTAAGTGTCAATTTTGAGCAGATCACTCCTCTAGCTCTGACAGGTGAATGGTCGGGGTTTTATAAGTTAAGAGTGGGTGATTATCGAGTCATTTATGAGTTTGATACAGAAAATCAATTAATTATAATTACTAGAATTGGTCATCGTAGGGAAATTTATTAG
- a CDS encoding glycosyltransferase family 4 protein — protein MEHISQLGTKIRDQTATPDILVISRLFLPKEAVIGEYLYNRCLQDPERVIVLAAGCSGDKVFDQAQQFPIYRWPNSRYWLGHVGGLLKPLFNLVWSFVFAIRLYFRYHYRYIEWGHGYEFPSLLLLSYLLPIRFFIYLHGNDIVSPLGNPFLRSLFKLTLTRAEGIVCNSSYTRDYLRNTFRLQTPTHIIHPVVRPEKFDGETSQKNLDELRLRLRQSYNIPQTAVVILSVGQLVKHKSFDRVIDNIPLLLTIGVDVHYIICGEGPCESELKSLTHRLRVDKRVHFAGYVPPRELSGYYAACDIFAMLTLLDSKASNLEGFGVVYLEASYFGKPVIASRLGSVIDAVRHEENGILVNPKSGYEVFQAFNRLCKDQQLREQLGRQGKELARRKTLHRLLYKSESAT, from the coding sequence ATGGAACATATTTCACAACTGGGAACAAAAATCAGAGACCAAACTGCAACGCCAGACATTCTAGTTATATCCCGGCTATTTTTGCCAAAAGAGGCTGTAATTGGAGAATATCTGTATAATCGTTGCCTTCAAGATCCGGAACGGGTAATTGTTCTGGCTGCTGGTTGTTCGGGTGATAAAGTATTTGATCAAGCTCAGCAGTTTCCCATCTATCGCTGGCCAAACTCTAGATACTGGCTGGGACATGTGGGGGGTCTTTTGAAGCCTCTTTTCAATTTGGTTTGGTCGTTTGTATTCGCCATCAGGCTGTATTTTCGCTATCACTACCGTTATATCGAGTGGGGTCACGGCTACGAATTTCCTTCGCTGTTGCTCTTAAGCTATCTTCTACCCATACGCTTTTTTATTTACCTGCATGGTAATGATATTGTTAGTCCTTTAGGCAACCCTTTTTTGCGATCGCTCTTTAAATTGACACTGACACGAGCCGAAGGCATAGTTTGTAACAGTTCTTATACACGAGATTACCTCAGAAATACTTTCCGCTTACAAACTCCTACCCATATCATTCATCCTGTAGTTAGACCAGAAAAATTTGATGGCGAAACCAGCCAAAAAAATTTAGATGAGTTACGCCTACGCCTGCGTCAGTCCTACAACATTCCCCAAACAGCAGTTGTAATCCTCTCAGTAGGACAATTGGTGAAACATAAAAGCTTCGATCGCGTGATTGATAACATACCACTACTACTAACCATTGGCGTAGATGTCCACTACATAATCTGCGGCGAAGGCCCTTGTGAATCAGAACTGAAATCTCTGACCCATCGCTTGCGGGTAGACAAGCGAGTCCACTTTGCGGGATATGTACCGCCTCGTGAATTATCTGGTTACTATGCAGCCTGTGATATATTTGCCATGCTGACTTTATTAGACAGCAAAGCTAGCAATTTAGAGGGTTTTGGCGTTGTCTACTTAGAAGCCAGTTACTTTGGTAAACCTGTAATTGCTTCTCGCTTAGGTTCTGTAATTGATGCGGTGCGCCATGAAGAAAATGGCATCCTAGTAAATCCTAAATCTGGCTACGAAGTTTTTCAAGCTTTTAATCGGCTGTGTAAAGACCAGCAGTTGCGCGAACAACTCGGTCGCCAAGGTAAAGAATTAGCTAGGCGTAAAACCCTTCACCGCTTGCTGTATAAATCTGAATCTGCTACTTAA
- a CDS encoding HAMP domain-containing histidine kinase encodes MEPLNLKLPNKESRIDKSLLIAGVFIFVIALEFSTPNEYVFGYLYTGPILLANSWLGRFATLKATVVAVCLTMLNLVVPGDDTIQAATVANRAIAAMALIVTGILSNRIRTKEEAIALTRGKLEAQEELVKVREDFASTLTHDLKTPLLGAMETLKAFEQEKFGAVSPAQQKVLATMVRSHANSLQLLETLLDVYRNDTEGLKLELAPVDLVVLAEEAASTLTELAANRRVYLSFSYGDSDWRQSLWVQGDALQLLRVFTNLLVNAINHSRRGERVEVVLEPQTSYQVVKILDTGAGIQSEQFPHLFERFYQGHSDRQAKGAGLGLYLSRQIIAAHGGIIWAENRVPSGAIFAFKLPVYPFQSSLPL; translated from the coding sequence ATGGAACCGTTGAACCTGAAATTACCTAATAAAGAATCGCGTATAGACAAATCTTTGCTGATTGCTGGTGTGTTTATATTTGTCATAGCTTTAGAGTTTTCTACCCCAAACGAATACGTATTTGGGTATCTTTACACCGGGCCGATTTTGTTAGCAAACTCTTGGCTGGGGAGGTTTGCCACCTTGAAAGCTACTGTTGTCGCTGTGTGCTTAACCATGCTGAATCTTGTAGTGCCAGGGGATGATACGATTCAGGCTGCCACAGTTGCAAATAGAGCGATCGCAGCGATGGCATTGATTGTAACAGGTATATTAAGCAATCGCATTCGCACCAAAGAAGAAGCGATCGCCCTCACCCGTGGCAAGCTAGAAGCACAAGAGGAATTAGTCAAAGTACGAGAAGATTTTGCTTCCACACTCACCCATGATTTAAAAACGCCACTGCTGGGTGCAATGGAAACTCTCAAAGCTTTTGAACAAGAAAAATTTGGTGCAGTCTCACCAGCACAGCAGAAAGTTTTAGCAACAATGGTACGCAGTCATGCAAATTCTCTACAACTCCTAGAAACCTTGTTAGATGTCTATCGCAACGATACTGAAGGTTTAAAGTTAGAGTTAGCACCTGTAGATTTAGTTGTCTTGGCAGAAGAAGCAGCTAGCACTCTCACAGAGTTAGCAGCAAATCGTCGTGTTTATCTGTCGTTTAGTTATGGTGATTCTGATTGGCGACAATCTTTATGGGTTCAGGGTGATGCATTGCAACTTTTACGAGTTTTTACCAATTTGTTGGTGAATGCTATCAACCATTCCCGCCGTGGTGAACGGGTAGAAGTTGTTTTGGAACCCCAAACATCTTATCAAGTTGTGAAAATTTTAGATACAGGTGCGGGTATCCAGAGTGAACAGTTTCCCCACTTATTTGAGCGGTTTTATCAAGGACATAGCGATCGCCAAGCCAAAGGCGCAGGATTAGGGCTTTACCTATCTCGCCAAATTATTGCAGCTCATGGGGGTATAATCTGGGCAGAGAATAGAGTACCATCTGGTGCTATCTTTGCTTTCAAACTCCCAGTCTATCCTTTTCAATCTTCTTTACCTTTGTAA
- a CDS encoding response regulator transcription factor, whose amino-acid sequence MANSQVKILLVEDDELFRLGLHVRLQQEPGLEIIAEAEDGETAIELIKQNPVDIVILDVGLPGIGGIEACRQIKQQNPNLPVLALTSHSQKPLIARLIEAGAQGYCLKGIAAEKLMLALRSVAAGASWWDETATKEIRSSFESGLSESDSENISKFSNPLTQREQEILSLLAAGKTNQQIALALYITPGTVRVHVHTILHKLEVSDRAQAVVVALQKRLIKSDSRSS is encoded by the coding sequence ATTGCAAATAGTCAAGTCAAAATTCTTCTAGTTGAGGATGATGAACTCTTCCGCTTAGGCTTGCACGTCAGATTGCAACAAGAACCTGGGTTAGAGATTATTGCTGAGGCTGAAGATGGTGAAACAGCCATTGAGTTAATCAAACAAAATCCTGTTGATATAGTCATTTTAGATGTGGGATTGCCAGGAATCGGTGGCATTGAAGCGTGCAGACAAATCAAGCAGCAAAATCCCAATCTCCCAGTCTTAGCTTTAACTTCTCATTCTCAAAAACCTTTGATTGCACGATTAATTGAAGCAGGCGCTCAAGGCTATTGTCTTAAAGGTATTGCTGCTGAAAAATTAATGTTGGCGCTGCGTTCTGTAGCTGCTGGGGCCTCCTGGTGGGATGAAACTGCAACAAAAGAAATTCGTTCTTCTTTTGAGTCTGGTTTGTCTGAGTCAGACTCAGAAAATATCTCAAAATTCTCCAATCCCCTAACTCAACGCGAACAAGAAATCCTCTCACTTTTAGCAGCTGGAAAAACTAATCAACAAATAGCCCTTGCGCTCTACATTACACCTGGAACAGTCAGGGTACATGTTCATACCATTCTGCATAAATTAGAAGTGAGCGATCGCGCTCAAGCTGTTGTGGTAGCTTTACAAAAGCGGTTGATCAAAAGCGATTCGCGCTCAAGTTGA
- a CDS encoding PEP-CTERM sorting domain-containing protein, with translation MLNTAQAVIVNVGTSNQGWWSTGAGNDNSNDNYFTGNLGTNSYHSFFTFNLGTLAEVSSATLQIKRYVGEGSSTHTLGFFDVSTSANILSQKSNNPNLDIYNDLGTGKNYGTFDVSTSGNSEEILSFDLNSEAIADINARSGQSFSIGGALLGDLASGDQYLFGYSGGWSTKVVVNANSGSVSNVPEPLTLGGTVVAGGMGWWLKRKRKSAQAV, from the coding sequence ATGCTAAATACAGCACAAGCAGTAATTGTTAATGTGGGTACATCAAATCAAGGTTGGTGGAGTACGGGCGCTGGTAATGATAACAGTAACGACAACTACTTCACTGGAAATTTGGGTACTAACAGTTATCATAGCTTTTTTACATTCAACCTTGGTACTTTAGCAGAAGTTTCTTCAGCAACCCTGCAAATTAAACGATATGTAGGTGAGGGAAGTTCGACACATACATTAGGTTTTTTTGATGTTTCGACATCTGCTAATATACTTAGTCAAAAATCTAATAATCCAAATCTAGATATTTATAATGATTTGGGAACTGGTAAAAACTATGGAACCTTTGATGTCAGCACTTCTGGCAATTCAGAGGAAATCCTAAGTTTTGATCTCAACTCGGAAGCAATTGCAGATATTAACGCCAGAAGTGGACAATCTTTCTCTATTGGAGGTGCGCTTTTAGGTGATCTTGCATCTGGAGACCAGTATCTTTTTGGATATAGTGGCGGTTGGTCTACCAAGGTTGTAGTCAATGCCAATTCCGGCTCGGTTTCAAATGTTCCAGAGCCTCTTACCCTTGGTGGGACAGTAGTTGCTGGTGGTATGGGTTGGTGGCTAAAGCGCAAACGAAAATCAGCCCAAGCTGTATAG
- the crtA gene encoding cyanoexosortase A has product MKYTKIIATKINNKQQLWLLGIAATLMAIIMTVTWKSGEISQLGMSLLFYLAVGSMIWEKRHELILKSNIFSRCLGILLIAYILWQSVSLTKSEPLIVFTRLSPLICAIAVGLLASGWRGLKQYWREITILFFLGVPELVMLKLIDVAPLTAKFSTFLLWYSGFDVSLQKEIYINLGTQTVKVAAGCSGVGIISYLLGVAMIALLMFPIEQKKRIIVPIIAILLGFVANSIRVAILVLIVLNKQAFDYWHEGEGSRLFGMFTMLILGLIYFFMLQQGESKNQSSPDS; this is encoded by the coding sequence ATGAAATATACGAAGATTATCGCAACTAAAATAAACAATAAACAACAATTATGGCTATTAGGAATAGCTGCCACTTTAATGGCAATTATCATGACAGTAACCTGGAAGTCAGGAGAAATTTCTCAGTTAGGTATGAGTCTGTTATTTTACTTAGCAGTAGGCTCGATGATTTGGGAGAAACGCCATGAATTAATCTTAAAAAGTAATATATTTTCGAGATGTTTAGGGATTTTATTGATTGCCTATATATTATGGCAAAGTGTATCATTAACCAAAAGTGAGCCGCTCATAGTTTTTACTCGGTTATCTCCTTTAATTTGTGCTATTGCTGTGGGCTTACTTGCTTCTGGGTGGAGGGGATTAAAACAATATTGGCGAGAAATAACTATATTGTTTTTTTTGGGAGTTCCGGAGCTAGTTATGTTAAAATTAATTGATGTTGCTCCTCTAACTGCTAAATTTTCAACATTCTTACTTTGGTATTCAGGCTTTGATGTATCTCTGCAAAAAGAGATATATATAAATCTGGGAACACAGACTGTTAAGGTTGCTGCTGGTTGTTCTGGTGTAGGAATAATTAGCTATTTATTAGGAGTAGCAATGATTGCTTTGTTGATGTTCCCCATAGAACAGAAAAAGAGAATTATTGTCCCAATTATAGCTATTTTATTAGGCTTTGTAGCTAACAGCATACGAGTAGCAATCCTGGTTCTTATAGTGCTAAATAAACAAGCATTTGACTACTGGCATGAAGGAGAAGGTTCACGATTATTTGGGATGTTTACAATGTTAATATTGGGTTTAATATACTTTTTTATGCTCCAACAGGGAGAAAGCAAAAATCAGAGTAGCCCGGATTCTTAA